In Bacteroidota bacterium, a single window of DNA contains:
- a CDS encoding VWA domain-containing protein: MFRFAHPEYLYALAVLPVILIVYFYNLRWKKKARKKFGDLLLVEKLSPNVSKTKPVTKLVLILFAIALIVIACANPQIGTRLEEVKREGVDIIIALDVSNSMKAQDIKPSRLERSKQSISRLIDKLENDRIGMIVFAGQAYVQLPITSDYAAAKLFLSNIDTDLIPTQGTCIGCAIDLATESFVGEDNKHKALIIITDGENHEDDAIEAAKQAHAKGVVIHTIGMGSPDGAPIPVFKNGIQTDFMRDNAGNTVITKLETLTLEQIANEGKGQFIQASNSDDGLETILGQVKKMDKKSFGTKQFTDYEDRFQYFLAAGLLLLLIEFTITNKRSKVIQQMDLFNEKK; this comes from the coding sequence ATGTTTCGATTCGCACATCCGGAATATCTGTATGCTTTGGCAGTCTTGCCTGTCATACTTATTGTCTATTTCTACAATCTTCGATGGAAGAAAAAAGCAAGAAAGAAATTCGGCGATTTATTGTTAGTTGAAAAACTTTCACCGAATGTCTCCAAAACAAAACCTGTCACTAAGCTTGTTTTAATTCTATTTGCAATTGCATTGATTGTAATTGCTTGTGCAAATCCGCAGATAGGAACCAGACTTGAAGAAGTAAAGCGTGAAGGAGTTGATATCATCATTGCATTGGATGTAAGTAATTCAATGAAAGCGCAGGATATTAAACCCAGTCGTCTGGAGAGATCCAAACAATCGATCAGCAGATTAATTGATAAACTAGAGAACGACAGAATAGGAATGATCGTTTTTGCAGGACAGGCTTATGTGCAGTTACCGATCACATCTGACTATGCTGCCGCTAAATTGTTTCTTTCGAATATTGACACTGATCTGATACCTACACAAGGAACATGTATTGGTTGTGCAATAGATCTTGCTACTGAATCGTTTGTTGGAGAAGACAATAAACACAAAGCTCTGATCATTATCACAGATGGAGAAAACCACGAGGACGATGCAATAGAAGCGGCAAAGCAGGCCCATGCAAAAGGAGTAGTCATTCATACAATTGGAATGGGTTCACCCGATGGTGCACCAATTCCTGTTTTCAAGAATGGTATACAAACAGACTTCATGCGGGATAATGCCGGCAACACAGTTATCACAAAACTTGAAACCTTAACTTTAGAACAAATTGCTAATGAAGGCAAAGGTCAGTTTATTCAAGCTTCCAATAGTGATGATGGCCTGGAGACAATTTTAGGTCAGGTAAAGAAAATGGATAAGAAGAGTTTTGGCACAAAACAATTCACAGATTACGAAGATCGTTTTCAGTATTTCCTTGCAGCAGGACTGTTATTACTCCTGATCGAATTTACGATCACAAATAAACGCAGTAAAGTGATTCAACAAATGGATCTTTTCAATGAAAAAAAATAA
- a CDS encoding VWA domain-containing protein gives MKFANPYFFLLFLLIPVMIAFYFFYLNKKRTQIQFSGFENFDGMRPSFRQRFHYLPFVLKLLAFSLAIVALARPQSSLSGRDIKTEGIDIMMALDISSSMLAEDLKPNRIEAAKKVAEEFIDSRPNDRIGLVVFGGESFTQCPLTTDHSVLKNLFAGIQSGILADGTAIGEGLGTAVNRIRNSRAKSKVVILLTDGVNNIGSIAPETAGEIAKTFGIRVYTIGVGTRGMAPYPVKSPFGIQYQNVEVQIDEPVLKKIAGETDGKYFRATNTGKLKEIYSEIDKLEKTKIDVTEFHNYTEEFYPLALGALLLLVLDILLRFTLFKKLP, from the coding sequence ATTAAATTTGCAAATCCATACTTCTTCCTGTTATTCCTGTTAATTCCGGTAATGATAGCGTTTTATTTTTTCTACCTCAATAAAAAACGTACGCAGATCCAGTTTTCCGGATTTGAAAATTTCGATGGTATGCGGCCATCATTCCGGCAACGATTTCATTATCTCCCATTTGTATTAAAGCTGCTAGCATTTTCATTAGCCATTGTTGCGCTTGCTCGTCCACAATCAAGTTTGAGTGGACGTGATATTAAGACAGAAGGAATTGACATCATGATGGCACTTGACATTTCGTCAAGTATGCTTGCAGAAGATCTGAAACCAAACAGAATTGAAGCAGCCAAAAAAGTTGCAGAGGAATTTATTGATAGTCGTCCTAACGACAGGATCGGATTAGTTGTTTTTGGAGGAGAAAGTTTTACTCAATGTCCACTCACAACAGATCATTCAGTGTTGAAAAACCTTTTCGCCGGAATTCAATCCGGAATTCTTGCAGATGGAACTGCAATTGGTGAAGGATTAGGTACAGCAGTCAACCGGATCAGAAACAGTAGGGCCAAAAGTAAAGTTGTGATATTGCTTACGGATGGTGTCAATAACATCGGATCAATTGCACCTGAAACAGCTGGTGAAATTGCAAAGACATTCGGAATCCGGGTTTATACAATTGGAGTTGGAACCCGCGGAATGGCTCCTTATCCGGTCAAGTCACCTTTTGGAATTCAATATCAGAATGTAGAAGTTCAGATCGACGAACCTGTATTAAAAAAGATAGCTGGTGAAACAGATGGGAAATACTTCCGTGCTACGAATACAGGAAAGTTAAAAGAGATCTATTCAGAGATCGACAAACTGGAAAAGACAAAAATTGATGTAACGGAATTTCATAATTACACAGAAGAATTTTATCCACTTGCTTTAGGTGCCCTCCTATTGCTTGTACTTGACATACTATTAAGATTCACATTATTTAAAAAACTGCCATAA
- a CDS encoding DUF58 domain-containing protein has translation METTELLKKVRKIEIKTRGLSSQIFSGEYHSAFKGRGMAFSEVREYTAGDDIRMIDWNVTARFGHPFVKVFEEERELTVMLVVDVSGSESFGTHNQFKKDLITELCAVLSFSAIQNNDKIGIIFFSDVIEKFIPPKKGKSHILRIIRELIEFKPLHKKTNISEALRYMVNVIKKKCICFVISDFRDSKFEDALKLANKKHDVVALQIYDKRETELPDIGLMELQDSESEKRLVVDTSDAKVRALYKRNWEMNDKRLKEVFAKSGVDQAKVRTDQSYVQPLMYLFKKRGRLGK, from the coding sequence GTGGAAACAACCGAGTTATTAAAAAAAGTTCGCAAGATCGAGATCAAGACGAGGGGATTATCTTCTCAGATCTTCTCCGGTGAATATCATAGTGCTTTCAAAGGCCGTGGAATGGCTTTTAGTGAGGTGCGTGAATATACAGCGGGTGATGATATAAGAATGATCGACTGGAACGTAACTGCCCGGTTTGGTCATCCATTCGTGAAAGTTTTTGAAGAAGAAAGAGAACTGACGGTAATGCTTGTTGTTGATGTCAGCGGCTCTGAGTCATTTGGAACACATAATCAATTCAAGAAAGATCTTATTACCGAATTATGTGCGGTTCTCTCCTTCTCTGCAATTCAGAACAACGATAAAATCGGAATTATTTTCTTTAGTGATGTTATAGAAAAGTTCATTCCGCCTAAAAAAGGAAAGTCTCATATTTTAAGGATCATAAGAGAGCTGATAGAATTTAAACCACTTCATAAAAAAACAAATATTTCAGAAGCACTTCGATACATGGTAAATGTAATCAAGAAGAAATGCATTTGTTTTGTTATCTCTGATTTCCGTGATTCAAAGTTTGAAGATGCATTAAAGCTTGCAAATAAAAAACATGATGTAGTCGCTCTTCAGATCTACGATAAACGGGAAACAGAATTGCCGGATATCGGCTTGATGGAGTTACAGGATTCTGAATCCGAAAAAAGACTGGTAGTAGATACATCTGATGCAAAAGTCAGAGCTTTATACAAGAGAAACTGGGAGATGAATGACAAAAGACTGAAAGAGGTTTTTGCAAAGAGCGGTGTTGATCAGGCTAAAGTAAGAACGGATCAATCATATGTACAACCATTGATGTATCTGTTCAAAAAACGCGGGCGATTAGGTAAATAG
- a CDS encoding AAA family ATPase, which produces MDIKEINEKIHRESAFVELLMMELGKVIVGQKYMTERLMIGMLANGHILLEGVPGLAKTLAIKSLSSAIHARFSRIQFTPDLLPADLIGTMIYNQKQESFTVRKGPIFANFILADEINRAPAKVQSALLEAMQERQVTIGDSTFKLDEPFLVLATQNPIEQEGTYPLPEAQVDRFMLKIVIGYPTKEDEKLIIRQNISNDFPKVSPMVNIEEITKARSVVREVYMDEKIEKYIVDIVFASRSPQDYNLGSLKQLISYGGSPRASISLALAAKAYAFIKRRGYVIPEDVRAICHDVMRHRIGVTYEAEAENVTSESIINEILNAVEVP; this is translated from the coding sequence ATGGATATTAAAGAAATCAACGAAAAAATTCATCGCGAGTCAGCATTTGTCGAGCTATTGATGATGGAATTAGGAAAAGTCATTGTTGGACAAAAGTACATGACCGAGCGATTGATGATTGGCATGCTTGCGAATGGCCACATCCTGCTTGAAGGTGTTCCCGGATTAGCAAAGACACTTGCGATCAAATCACTTTCATCGGCTATCCATGCCAGATTCAGTCGTATCCAGTTTACTCCGGATCTTTTACCGGCAGATTTAATTGGGACAATGATCTATAATCAAAAACAGGAATCATTCACAGTTCGTAAAGGACCAATATTCGCAAACTTCATTCTAGCAGATGAGATCAACCGTGCTCCCGCTAAAGTGCAAAGTGCTTTACTGGAAGCTATGCAGGAACGACAAGTAACAATTGGTGACAGTACTTTCAAACTTGATGAACCGTTTTTAGTTCTTGCAACACAGAACCCAATCGAACAAGAAGGAACGTATCCATTACCTGAAGCTCAGGTCGATCGTTTCATGTTGAAAATTGTGATCGGCTATCCGACAAAAGAAGATGAAAAGCTTATCATTCGTCAGAATATCAGCAACGATTTTCCAAAAGTATCACCGATGGTGAATATTGAAGAGATCACAAAAGCAAGAAGCGTAGTCCGTGAAGTTTATATGGATGAAAAAATTGAAAAGTATATTGTAGACATTGTTTTTGCATCACGCTCACCGCAAGATTACAATTTAGGAAGCCTTAAACAACTGATCAGTTATGGTGGCTCACCCCGTGCAAGTATCAGCTTAGCTCTTGCAGCCAAAGCCTATGCATTCATTAAACGTCGTGGTTATGTAATCCCTGAAGACGTAAGAGCGATCTGTCATGATGTAATGCGCCACAGAATCGGAGTTACATACGAAGCAGAAGCAGAAAATGTAACCAGTGAATCGATCATTAATGAGATATTGAATGCTGTAGAGGTTCCTTAG
- a CDS encoding ABC transporter permease, with protein sequence MKNKTARFISQFNFKRLPGILKFYLLIALLAPVLANEKPLIIKYNGNLHFPAFTSDPYFEIITKDGQKEKIRTETIDWKNLRSDFSIFTFVQWSPGQSDLENGNYASPFSKQFFINDQGEKVVLPFFQRHHLGTTRSGEDVLAGLIHGTRISLWIGFASMFIAGFFGVIIGGLAGYLGDYNLKTQRIFSVYFLLAVIPAYYYSFILPSDFVSTSFSLSILTGIISLLLTILLFFSIILWPLFLKIRFPGKNYFSESISIPVDFIIMRIIEIFLSLPRMVLILTIAAISRPSISTLILIIGFTSWTDIARITRAEVLKLREVDFILAEKSIGTRIKDILFKHILPNISPVIITVLIFGVASAILLETGLSFLGVGLPAGTVTWGTLMFAAKENFMAWWLVVFPGLAITVLLVTLNKYGKKLY encoded by the coding sequence ATGAAAAACAAAACGGCTAGATTTATTTCTCAATTTAATTTTAAACGTCTTCCGGGCATTTTAAAATTCTATTTATTGATAGCCTTATTAGCTCCGGTACTTGCCAATGAAAAGCCTCTGATCATAAAATACAATGGCAATTTACATTTTCCTGCTTTCACTTCAGATCCATATTTTGAAATAATAACCAAGGATGGTCAAAAAGAAAAAATAAGAACCGAAACTATTGACTGGAAAAATCTGAGATCTGATTTCAGCATTTTTACTTTCGTTCAATGGTCACCCGGTCAGTCAGATCTCGAGAATGGAAATTACGCATCGCCCTTTTCCAAACAGTTCTTTATAAATGATCAGGGAGAAAAAGTTGTTCTTCCCTTTTTTCAAAGACATCATCTGGGAACAACCAGAAGCGGTGAAGATGTATTAGCAGGATTGATTCATGGTACAAGGATATCCTTATGGATAGGATTTGCATCAATGTTCATCGCTGGATTTTTTGGAGTTATCATTGGAGGATTAGCAGGATATCTGGGTGATTATAATTTAAAAACACAACGGATCTTTTCAGTTTATTTTTTGCTTGCGGTAATACCTGCATATTATTATTCCTTCATACTTCCATCAGATTTTGTTTCAACCAGCTTCTCACTTTCTATCCTTACAGGAATCATTAGTCTGCTGCTAACCATCTTATTATTCTTTTCAATAATTTTATGGCCTTTATTTTTGAAGATCAGATTTCCGGGGAAAAATTATTTTTCAGAAAGTATTTCTATTCCCGTTGATTTTATAATCATGCGCATCATTGAAATATTCCTTTCACTCCCAAGAATGGTATTAATTCTCACAATTGCTGCAATCAGCAGACCTTCCATCAGTACCTTGATCCTGATCATCGGATTTACTTCATGGACAGATATAGCACGAATCACCAGAGCTGAAGTATTGAAACTAAGAGAAGTAGATTTTATTCTTGCTGAAAAGTCGATTGGTACAAGAATAAAAGACATACTATTTAAGCATATATTACCGAACATTTCACCGGTAATTATAACTGTATTGATATTCGGTGTTGCATCAGCAATTCTGCTTGAAACAGGACTTTCATTCCTTGGTGTTGGACTTCCTGCAGGTACAGTAACATGGGGAACACTGATGTTTGCTGCGAAAGAGAATTTTATGGCTTGGTGGCTCGTTGTATTCCCCGGACTGGCAATTACAGTGTTATTGGTTACGCTCAATAAATATGGAAAGAAACTCTATTGA
- a CDS encoding ABC transporter permease produces MQKYLLRRILIFIPGLFILVLLSFFLLKNAPGDPVDQILAGQHPEMNSSSPSENDNKVRTEIEHRLGLDLPVFYFTFSDKHSIIPPVEFHYHNQFSKWLFGDDRSRGIFSGNFGNSYLTNEPVINIIQSKVGWSLFFTFISIFFAYLISIPLGLKLALIPGSKKDRFYTLLFTVLFSIPAFWVAMFLMFLFCNPEMMNLFPSSGVMPAGGFDSGSSATEIFFSTLPYLIIPTITYTYSSFAFLTGNVKSTIGDILKQDYIRTARAKGLNEKRILYKHALPNALLPLITIFSHVFPYAIGGSVVLETIFNIPGMGLTIFQSISSQDYPVVITIFLFTGIITMLGFLLSDILYAVADPRISFQNKMK; encoded by the coding sequence ATGCAGAAATACCTCTTGAGAAGAATTTTGATATTTATACCCGGATTGTTTATCCTGGTACTTCTCTCATTTTTTTTGCTGAAGAATGCTCCGGGAGATCCGGTTGATCAGATTCTGGCCGGGCAACATCCCGAGATGAATTCTTCTTCTCCTTCAGAAAACGATAATAAAGTCAGAACAGAAATAGAGCACCGGTTAGGATTAGATCTTCCGGTCTTTTACTTTACTTTTTCCGACAAGCATTCGATCATTCCTCCTGTTGAGTTTCACTACCATAATCAATTCTCAAAATGGTTGTTTGGTGATGATCGTTCAAGAGGAATTTTTAGTGGAAATTTTGGAAACTCTTATCTGACCAACGAACCTGTTATCAATATTATTCAATCGAAAGTAGGATGGTCGTTATTCTTTACTTTTATTTCAATATTCTTTGCCTATCTCATCAGTATTCCGCTAGGATTAAAACTGGCATTGATACCGGGATCTAAAAAAGACCGGTTTTACACATTATTATTTACGGTATTATTTTCTATTCCTGCCTTCTGGGTAGCCATGTTTCTTATGTTTTTATTTTGCAATCCGGAGATGATGAATTTATTTCCATCAAGTGGTGTAATGCCCGCAGGTGGATTTGATTCAGGATCATCTGCCACTGAGATTTTCTTTAGTACGCTACCCTATCTCATCATTCCAACTATTACCTATACGTATAGTTCATTTGCATTTCTTACAGGAAATGTAAAAAGCACAATTGGTGATATTTTAAAACAGGATTATATAAGAACAGCAAGAGCAAAAGGACTCAATGAAAAGCGAATTTTATACAAGCATGCTTTACCAAATGCTTTACTTCCATTGATAACAATTTTCAGTCATGTTTTTCCTTATGCAATCGGTGGTTCAGTTGTACTTGAAACGATCTTCAATATTCCGGGAATGGGCCTCACGATATTTCAGAGTATTAGTTCTCAGGATTATCCTGTTGTAATAACTATATTTTTGTTTACCGGTATTATTACAATGCTTGGTTTTCTTTTAAGTGATATACTTTATGCAGTTGCCGATCCAAGAATTTCATTTCAAAATAAGATGAAATGA
- a CDS encoding c-type cytochrome: MKKFFFGAVIFSFIFGLSRCRKAELFPEDDFDERLSGGSQTTFDFTAQAFSHAFAGLSGYDEGIHDLGDAHFEQSFVTAPAMFFGGLGPAYNNTSCVSCHHNDGKGVPNAGFAESSLLMRISTDGTDEHGGSIAVPGYGTQIQDKSVLGKFKEATVNINYSYQTFTFPDGEAYELRTPVYTLTDLHIPISVPYTLSPRLAPPVFGLGLLENISEMDIIANADLSDSNNDGISGKPNYVWDPVQSKMMLGRFGHKSNTATILTQVAAAYNNDMGITSSVFQNETTHGQSQTDLLADDPEVPDSILHAVKFYVQTLQVPARRNVNSAEVIRGKQLFDQAKCGVCHTPTFRTSVNVAFPAMSNQLIHPYTDLLVHDMGSGLADNRSDYRADGNEWRTAPLWGIGLYETVNYPAYYLHDGRARTLVEAVMWHDGEARSSVDFVKQLSTSDRKALFAFLKSL; encoded by the coding sequence ATGAAAAAGTTTTTTTTCGGTGCAGTGATATTTTCATTTATTTTTGGATTAAGCAGATGCCGGAAAGCTGAACTTTTTCCTGAAGATGATTTTGATGAAAGATTAAGTGGTGGTTCACAGACAACATTTGATTTCACTGCTCAGGCATTCAGTCATGCCTTTGCAGGTCTTTCAGGATACGATGAGGGAATACACGATCTTGGTGATGCACACTTCGAGCAATCGTTTGTAACTGCACCTGCAATGTTTTTTGGTGGGTTAGGACCTGCGTATAATAATACTTCTTGTGTCTCTTGTCACCATAACGACGGTAAAGGTGTACCGAATGCAGGTTTTGCTGAATCATCACTGTTGATGAGAATCAGCACTGATGGAACTGATGAACACGGTGGAAGCATTGCTGTTCCAGGATACGGGACACAAATTCAGGATAAGTCTGTTCTGGGGAAATTTAAGGAAGCTACAGTAAATATTAATTATTCTTATCAGACATTTACTTTTCCTGATGGAGAGGCATATGAACTACGCACTCCTGTTTATACATTGACTGATCTGCATATTCCTATTAGTGTTCCTTATACTTTATCGCCAAGACTTGCACCGCCTGTCTTTGGTCTGGGCTTGCTTGAGAACATTTCTGAAATGGATATAATTGCCAATGCTGATCTCTCAGATAGTAACAACGATGGAATCAGTGGCAAGCCTAACTATGTATGGGATCCTGTTCAAAGTAAGATGATGTTAGGTCGGTTCGGACATAAATCGAATACTGCTACTATCCTCACACAAGTTGCCGCAGCTTACAACAATGACATGGGAATTACGAGTAGTGTCTTTCAAAATGAAACTACACATGGTCAGTCGCAAACGGATCTTCTGGCTGATGATCCGGAAGTGCCGGATAGTATTTTGCATGCAGTAAAATTTTATGTTCAGACATTACAAGTACCTGCCAGAAGAAATGTAAATTCAGCAGAAGTTATTCGTGGAAAACAATTATTCGATCAGGCAAAGTGTGGCGTTTGTCATACACCAACTTTCAGAACATCTGTAAATGTTGCTTTTCCTGCTATGTCAAATCAGTTGATTCATCCTTACACTGATTTGTTGGTACACGATATGGGATCTGGTCTTGCAGATAACCGCTCTGACTATCGTGCTGATGGAAACGAATGGCGAACAGCCCCTCTTTGGGGAATTGGATTATATGAGACAGTAAATTACCCGGCATATTATCTGCATGACGGTCGCGCAAGAACATTGGTTGAAGCAGTAATGTGGCATGACGGTGAAGCGCGTTCTTCTGTTGATTTTGTAAAACAATTATCTACTTCAGACAGAAAAGCACTTTTTGCATTTTTGAAGTCTCTTTAG
- a CDS encoding sensor histidine kinase: MRAEEKFHHDKFPVNKDGSDPSHEVNADSEHNHPMPPPGRRRHSEFYGFDLHHLAFEATQSFILFIFVILFSLVIKTRNKLRSAEKEKLNAELSYLKAQINPHFLFNTLNSIYSLAIEKSDYTPTAVVKLSGMMRYVLTESSAQYVSLEKEINYIRDFVDLQKLRAGDTADVQFDVSGDFIGNRIAPLILIAFIENAFKHGVNPEEKSVIVIRLVVTGKKLHLIVKNNKVNLNSDLSNQVGLENTINRLDLIYPSKYTLHFRDKDNEYRVELILELI; this comes from the coding sequence ATGAGAGCGGAAGAAAAGTTTCATCATGATAAATTTCCGGTGAATAAAGATGGATCAGATCCAAGTCATGAAGTTAATGCTGACTCAGAACACAATCATCCAATGCCTCCTCCGGGAAGAAGAAGACATTCTGAATTTTATGGTTTTGATTTACATCATTTAGCTTTTGAAGCTACACAAAGTTTTATACTTTTTATTTTTGTGATCCTGTTCTCATTGGTCATCAAAACCAGAAATAAACTCCGAAGCGCGGAAAAAGAAAAATTAAATGCGGAATTATCATATTTAAAGGCTCAGATTAATCCGCATTTTCTGTTTAATACATTAAATAGTATTTATTCACTTGCAATTGAGAAGTCAGATTACACTCCAACCGCTGTTGTAAAGCTTTCCGGAATGATGCGGTATGTGCTAACGGAATCTTCAGCTCAATACGTTTCTCTTGAAAAGGAGATCAATTACATCAGAGATTTTGTAGATCTCCAGAAATTAAGAGCCGGAGATACTGCTGATGTTCAATTTGACGTTTCAGGAGATTTTATAGGAAACAGAATTGCACCCCTGATATTGATTGCATTTATTGAAAATGCATTTAAACATGGTGTAAACCCTGAAGAGAAATCAGTTATTGTAATTAGATTGGTTGTTACCGGTAAAAAATTACATTTGATTGTTAAAAATAATAAAGTAAATTTAAATTCTGATTTGAGTAATCAGGTTGGTCTGGAAAATACAATCAATCGTTTGGATCTTATCTATCCTTCCAAATACACACTTCATTTCAGAGATAAAGACAATGAGTACAGAGTTGAATTAATTCTTGAGCTGATATGA
- a CDS encoding response regulator transcription factor, whose product MIKAIAIDDEPPALKVIESFCSQAENIELEKTFTSPNEALKYLRKFPVDLIFLDINMPSITGIDFYKSLERETMVIFTTAYSEYAVEGFNLNAVDYLLKPFTQERFQQAIKKANDFYSYSRQVPGTINQSLYIRADYSLIKINYEDIVLIESLDDYLKIYLSNDKIIVARMTMKSMVEKLPATEFIRVHRSFIIPLSRINHVRNKIISISGKEIPIGGNYEEAFFNVFKS is encoded by the coding sequence ATGATCAAAGCAATTGCAATTGACGATGAACCACCTGCATTAAAAGTGATTGAAAGTTTTTGTTCGCAGGCAGAAAATATCGAATTGGAGAAAACTTTTACCAGTCCTAATGAAGCCCTGAAGTACTTACGGAAATTTCCCGTTGACCTGATATTCCTGGATATTAATATGCCTTCCATAACAGGTATTGATTTTTATAAATCACTGGAGAGAGAAACGATGGTGATCTTTACAACTGCATATAGTGAATATGCAGTTGAAGGATTCAACCTGAATGCTGTCGATTATCTTTTAAAACCATTTACACAGGAACGTTTTCAACAAGCTATAAAAAAGGCGAATGATTTCTATTCTTATAGCCGTCAGGTTCCGGGAACTATAAACCAGTCACTTTATATTAGAGCAGATTATAGTCTGATAAAGATCAATTATGAGGATATTGTTTTAATTGAAAGTCTCGACGATTATCTGAAGATCTATCTTTCTAACGATAAGATCATAGTTGCCAGAATGACAATGAAGTCAATGGTAGAAAAACTTCCTGCAACAGAATTTATTCGTGTTCACAGATCTTTTATTATACCTCTCAGCAGGATTAACCATGTCAGAAATAAAATAATCTCTATCTCCGGAAAGGAAATTCCAATTGGTGGAAATTATGAAGAAGCCTTTTTTAACGTATTTAAGTCATAA